Proteins from a genomic interval of Drosophila melanogaster chromosome 2R:
- the Trpm gene encoding transient receptor potential cation channel, subfamily M, isoform G gives MLKQKRLAKQKPKAKPHQPRSWIETNFQKRECIKFIPCPKDDTKCCCGQAQITHQTIPGIESGSPGDLWLPTKHTRPQPTDAYGTIEFQGGAHPTKAQYVRLSFDTRPELLVQLFTKEWNLELPKLLITVQGGKANFDLQAKLKKEIRKGLLKAAKTTGAWIFTGGTNTGVTKQVGDALLLEGQQRTGRVVSIGIAPWGIVERNHELLGHNREVPCHSISSPRSKLAVLNNRHAYFLLVDNGTQAKYGAELILRRKLEKFISNLKLHPFTHSSTPVVCLVIEGGTNTIRAVLEYVTDSPPVPVVVCDGSGRAADLLAFVHKYASDGEEQPVLESMRDYLIGTIQKTFEVGLDQSEKLYQELLQCTRNKNLITVFRIQEKPEGEAQELDQTILTALFKSQHLSPPEQLSLALTWNRVDIARSEIFVYGQEWPNGALDEAMMQALEHDRIDFVKLLLENGVSMKKFLTIPRLEELYNTKHGPANTLGYILRDVRPHIPKGYIYTLHDIGLVINKLMGGAYRSYYTRRKFRPIYAKVMNSYANACRKSSTYQYQRYAGANSLSLVTGLLPFTSEMALFEFPFNELLIWAVLTKRQQMALLMWTHGEEALAKSLVSCKLYKAMAHEAAEDDLDTEIYEELRSYAKEFESKGNKLLDFSYRQDAEKAQRLLTCELHSWSNQSCLSLAVAANHRALLAHPCSQVILADLWMGGLRTRKNTNFKVILGLAMPFYIRQLDFKSKEELQQMPQTEEEHLENQNLDNDDSDRSQPDAEALLADTYSVRDTKVHENGKVSLTDSDTAQFREFFNLSEYNEVKQHQPLRLKKKFYEFYTAPITKFWADSIAYMFFLIMFSFTVLVKMEQMPRWQEWYSIAYITTLGFEKVREIISSEPVAITHKFSVWAWNMWNPCDGAAIILFVIGLAFRFRENTMDIGRVIYCVDSIYWYLRILNILGVNKYLGPLVTMMGKMVKNMIYFVVLLAVVLMSFGVSRQAILYPNKQPTWSLIKEVTFQPYFMLYGEVFAGDIDPPCGEDPSQPGCVTGHWVTPITMSMYLLIANILLINLLIAVFNNIFNEVNSVSHQVWMFQRFTVVMEYQQKPVLPPPFIALCHFYSLLKYCVRKAKGLEVQRDNGLKLFLEKDDLERLYDFEEECVEGFFHEQEIILNQSTDERVKNTTERVETMSQKIEDINQKENIQTATVQNIEFRLRKMEESSEQILSHLAVIHRFMSTHTAGADDLRGSTINIPGEMQRMRTISISDTEGGSGPGGNGGGGGGGGAIVPLGLGAGLNLNSLQVTTRRRFNRSLTEVRPDAYIFDEGTHFEVVPLPEEPDEVVKSREALNEQVVRKASMQSEADSDIYIPVSQRPSTCETVKRTPYVTVRQDTGASTESKDTLTPMGNNDDDQTLVGGDNSDDATPDINFEAARHRALRQRTVSLCRRNSETYSLTGADINRSHISLNQLASLSRRQMSLTQSEPDSDKDAPIAQGSAHPGKSVLHAKPSRNILLKLHSEYTSITDELESVCHMIASPTVSLPSNKASLDRPKTEMSRAEAAALLEKKHLKECEENDYMILEGLIESRGSIDASAQGFEIGVSIDYSHRYPLRRETAVELSPSKPSVDGDLMGGGEGGGAGGGDSSDTSGAGSCGAMVGISSGFQLKNERPWQRNSSMEQQTYPSPLVPTRATSDFLNPPYEGRLFKKSSESLQKNSSTETDYSAHPYRFIKQSSNETNTSLTGSYNVDTPSLTAEPSLDAGDSHSATGISISVGAVGGTATARYQPIRTASVGAADGRRLREESSSSLDLSSSGPVTMQAAPAPPVRPMLLKKQFSVDQGKPSQTAAEAVPQTPEAAQAGQAKLISTLKPQPFASKLGMNVLKESSSSTDESVGSSAKSSNPALSIPQISTHLVQDEIAKLSSNIKSSTESEKDPPFNETMC, from the exons ATGCTGCTGTGGCCAGGCCCAGATCACGCATCAGACGATACCTGGCATCGAGAGTGGGTCGCCCGGAGACCTCTGGCTGCCCACCAAGCACACCCGCCCACAGCCCACAGATGCCTATGGAACCATCGAGTTCCAGGGCGGCGCTCATCCCACAAAGGCACAG TACGTTCGCCTGTCGTTCGACACGCGGCCGGAACTACTGGTGCAGCTATTCACCAAGGAATGGAATCTGGAATTGCCAAAACTTTTGATCACCGTGCAGGGCGGCAAGGCCAACTTTGATTTGCAGGCCAAGCTGAAAAAG GAGATACGCAAAGGACTGCTGAAGGCGGCGAAGACCACTGGAGCCTGGATATTCACCGGCGGCACCAACACCG GCGTCACCAAGCAAGTGGGCGATGCCCTGCTCCTGGAGGGTCAGCAGCGGACAGGACGAGTGGTCAGCATCGGCATCGCTCCCTGGGGCATCGTGGAGCGCAATCACGAGCTGCTGGGCCACAACCGCGAAGTGCCCTGCCACAGCATTAGTTCGCCCAG ATCCAAATTGGCCGTGCTGAACAATCGGCATGCGTACTTTCTGCTGGTCGACAATGGCACCCAGGCCAAGTATGGCGCCGAATTGATCCTGCGGCGCAAACTGGAGAAATTCATATCCAACCTGAAGCTTCATCCAT TCACACATTCCAGTACGCCCGTCGTCTGCCTGGTGATCGAGGGCGGCACCAACACGATACGTGCGGTGCTCGAGTACGTGACGGATTCGCCGCCGGTTCCGGTGGTCGTATGTGACGGATCCGGGCGTGCCGCCGACCTGCTGGCCTTTGTCCACAA ATATGCTTCGGATGGCGAGGAGCAGCCGGTACTGGAGTCCATGCGGGACTATCTCATCGGGACCATACAGAAGACCTTTGAAGTGGGACTGGACCAATCCGAGAAGCTCTACCAGGAGTTGCTGCAGTGCACACGGAACAAGAATCTG ATTACCGTCTTTCGCATACAGGAAAAGCCCGAGGGCGAGGCGCAGGAACTGGATCAGACCATCCTAACGGCCCTCTTCAAGTCACAGCATCTAAGTCCGCCGGAGCAATTGAGTCTCGCCCTGACGTGGAATCGGGTGGACATAGCGCGCAGTGAGATATTCGTCTACGGGCAGGAATGGCCAAATG GCGCCCTGGACGAGGCCATGATGCAGGCGCTGGAGCACGATAGAATCGATTTTGTCAAATTACTCCTGGAGAATGGCGTTTCGATGAAGAAATTTTTGACAATACCGCGCCTCGAGGAGCTCTACAATACCAAACACGGTCCGGCCAACACGCTGGG CTACATCCTGCGCGATGTCCGACCGCACATACCCAAGGGCTACATTTACACGCTCCACGACATCGGCTTGGTGATCAATAAACTAATGGGCGGCGCATATCG ATCCTATTACACGCGCCGCAAATTCCGACCCATCTACGCCAAGGTTATGAACAGCTATGCAAATGCCTGCCGCAAGTCGTCGACCTACCAATACCAGCGATATGCCGGAGCCAATTCACTGAGCCTGGTCACCGGTCTGCTGCCCTTCACCTCGGAAATGGCCCTCTTCGAGTTTCCCTTCAACGAGTTGCTG ATTTGGGCCGTGCTGACCAAGCGACAGCAGATGGCGCTGCTGATGTGGACACATGGCGAGGAGGCATTGGCCAAATCACTCGTATCCTGCAAACTGTACAAGGCCATGGCACACGAAGCGGCCGAGGACGACTTGGACACGGAAATCTACGAGGAGTTACGCTCCTACGCCAAGGAGTTCGAGAGCAAAG GCAACAAGCTGCTGGACTTTAGTTACCGTCAGGATGCGGAGAAGGCGCAAAGACTGCTAACCTGTGAGCTACACTCCTGGTCAAATCAGAGTTGCCTTTCTCTGGCTGTGGCGGCCAACCATCGTGCCCTCCTCGCTCATCCCTGTAGTCAGGTTATCCTGGCGGATCTGTGGATGGGTGGACTGCGAACCCGCAAGAATACCAACTTCAAG GTCATTTTGGGTTTGGCGATGCCATTCTACATCAGGCAGCTTGACTTCAAGTCGAAGGAGGAGTTGCAACAGATGCCGCAGACTGAGGAAGAGCATCTGGAAAACCAGAACCTGGACAATGATGACTCGGATCGTTCGCAGCCGGATGCCGAG GCTCTATTGGCGGATACTTACTCAGTGCGCGATACAAAAGTACACGAAAATGGCAAA GTCTCACTCACCGACTCAGATACCGCCCAATTCAGAGAGTTCTTCAATCTTTCCGAGTACAATGAGGTGAAACAGCACCAGCCGCTGCGTCTGAAAAAGAAGTTCTACGAGTTTTACACGGCACCCATAACCAAGTTCTGGGCGGATTCG ATTGCCTATATGTTCTTTCTTATAATGTTCTCTTTCACTGTGCTGGTGAAGATGGAACAGATGCCGCGGTGGCAGGAGTGGTATTCAATAGCATATATCACAACGCTGGGCTTCGAAAAGGTGCGCGAAATAATATCCTCCGAACCGGTGGCCATTAC GCATAAATTCTCGGTGTGGGCGTGGAATATGTGGAATCCGTGCGACGGAGCCGCCATTATACTCTTTGTCATCGGTTTGGCATTTCGATTCCGGGAGAATACGATGGACATTGGACGAGTCATTTACTGTGTGGACAGCATATACTGGTACCTGCGTATCCTGAACATCCTTGGCGTGAATAAATACCTGG GACCTCTGGTCACTATGATGGGCAAAATGGTGAAAAACATGATATACTTTGTGGTTCTCTTGGCTGTCGTTTTGATGAGTTTTGGTGTCAGCAGACAAGCGATTCTCTACCCCAACAAACAGCCGACGTGGAGTCTCATCAAGGAG GTCACCTTCCAGCCCTACTTCATGCTGTACGGAGAGGTGTTCGCCGGCGATATCGACCCTCCCTGCGGCGAGGATCCCAGCCAGCCGGGCTGCGTCACTG GCCATTGGGTAACGCCGATAACCATGTCCATGTACCTCTTGATTGCCAATATTCTGCTGATAAATCTGCTCATCGCTGTGTTCAACAATATCTTCAACGAGGTCAACTCGGTTTCGCATCAG GTGTGGATGTTCCAGCGGTTTACCGTAGTGATGGAGTACCAGCAGAAGCCTGTCCTGCCGCCGCCTTTCATCGCGCTGTGCCACTTCTACTCCCTGCTCAAGTACTGTGTGCGGAAGGCGAAAG GATTGGAGGTGCAGCGGGACAATGGTCTCAAACTGTTCCTGGAGAAGGACGACCTGGAACGGCTGTACGACTTTGAGGAGGAGTGCGTCGAGGGATTCTTCCACGAACAGGAAATCATCCTCAATCAGTCGACGGACGAGCGGGTTAAAAACACCACAGAGCGAGTGGAGACCATGTCTCAGAAAATCGAGGACATCAATCAGAAGGAAAACATACAAACGGCCACCGTTCAG AACATCGAGTTCCGATTGCGAAAGATGGAGGAATCCTCGGAGCAGATACTCTCACATTTGGCCGTCATACATCGTTTCATGTCGACACACACGGCTGGTGCGGATGATTTGCGCGGTTCGACGATAAACATTCCGGGAGAGATGCAGCGCATGCGCACCATCTCGATTTCGGACACCGAGGGCGGCAGCGGACCAGGCGGAAatggaggaggcggtggtggtggtggagccATCGTTCCACTTGGTCTGGGTGCTGGTCTGAATTTGAATTCGCTCCAG GTCACAACCCGGCGCCGCTTTAATCGTTCGCTTACCGAGGTCCGGCCTGATGCCTACATCTTCGACGAGGGCACGCACTTTGAGGTGGTACCTCTGCCGGAGGAACCGGACGAAGTGGTCAAGTCCCGTGAGGCCCTCAACGAGCAGGTGGTCCGCAAGGCGTCGATGCAGTCGGAGGCAGACTCGGACATCTACATTCCCGTGTCGCAGCGTCCATCGACTTGTGAGACGGTGAAGCGGACTCCGTACGTGACGGTGCGCCAGGATACGGGTGCCAGCACGGAGAGCAAGGACACCCTTACGCCCATGGGCAACAACGATGACGACCAGACGCTCGTGGGAGGCGACAACTCAGATGACGCGACGCCTGACATCAACTTTGAGG CTGCCAGACATCGAGCACTGCGACAGCGCACGGTATCTCTATGCCGCCGCAACTCGGAAACGTACTCCTTAACCGGGGCGGACATAAACCGGTCACACATCAGCCTCAACCAGCTTGCCTCGTTGTCCCGCCGCCAGATGAGCCTCACGCAATCCGAACCGGACAGCGACAAAGATGCGCCAATAGCCCAGGGTTCTGCACATCCGG GTAAATCAGTATTGCATGCGAAACCCTCCAGAAATATCTTGCTGAAACTGCACAGCGAGTACACTTCGATTACGGACGAGCTGGAGAGCGTCTGCCACATGATAGCATCGCCTACGGTATCCCTGCCAAGTAATAAAG CATCTTTGGACCGCCCCAAAACCGAAATGTCGCGGGCTGAGGCTGCGGCCTTGCTGGAAAAGAAGCATCTAAAGGAGTGCGAAGAGAACGACTATATGATTCTGGAGGGACTGATCGAGTCCCGCGGCTCAATCGATGCCAGCGCCCAGGGATTCGAG ATTGGTGTATCCATAGACTACAGCCATCGCTACCCGCTGCGCCGAGAGACCGCCGTGGAGCTGTCACCTTCGAAGCCTTCGGTAGATGGTGACCTGATGGGCGGTGGGGAAGGTGGCGGCGCCGGCGGAGGCGATAGTAGCGATACCAGCGGGGCCGGTAGCTGCGGTGCCATGGTCGGTATCTCAAGTGGCTTCCAGTTAAAGAACGAGCGTCCCTGGCAGCGTAACTCCTCGATGGAGCAGCAAACGTATCCCTCACCGTTGGTGCCAACACGGGCCACCAGTGACTTCCTCAATCCGCCGTATGAGGGCCGGCTGTTCAAGAAGTCCAGTGAGAGCCTACAGAAAAACTCAAGCACGGAGACGGACTACTCGGCGCATCCGTACCGATTCATTAAGCAGAGCTCCAACGAGACGAACACTTCACTGACGGGCTCTTATAATGTGGACACTCCCTCGCTGACGGCGGAGCCCTCGTTGGACGCTGGCGACTCGCATTCGGCGACGGGAATAAGCATCAGCGTTGGCGCTGTGGGCGGCACTGCCACGGCGCGTTACCAGCCCATCCGTACCGCCTCGGTAGGCGCTGCCGATGGTAGGCGTTTGCGGGAGGAGAGCTCTAGTTCGCTGGATCTTAGCTCCTCGGGGCCAGTGACGATGCAGGCAGCGCCGGCACCGCCAGTGCGTCCGATGCTGCTAAAGAAACAGTTTAGCGTGGACCAGGGTAAGCCGTCTCAGACGGCCGCCGAGGCAGTGCCTCAGACACCGGAGGCGGCCCAGGCTGGTCAGGCCAAACTGATTTCCACGCTCAAGCCGCAGCCCTTTGCGAGCAAGTTGGGCATGAATGTGCTGAAGGAGAGCAGCTCTAGCACGGATGAGTCCGTCGGTTCGTCAGCCAAAAGTAGCAACCCGGCGCTATCCATACCCCAGATCAGCACCCACCTGGTGCAGGACGAGATCGCCAAACTATCGTCGAACATCAAGAGCAGCACCGAATCGGAAAAGGATCCGCCGTTTAACGAGACAATGTGTTAG